CATTGCTACCGGTACTTCCCCATCAACAAAACCTGGGCTGAAGCCGACCTCTATTGTGCCGAGTTCTCCATTGGCATCAGATCAGCCAAGCTGGCCTCCATCCACAGGTGAGGGGCGCAGAAACATGGCATTCCACCCTGGCACGGCCTGGGGAAGAAGGCAAATGGGGACAAAGTCCCATTCTCACAGCACAACCTCTGTGCCAGCTGCAGGCTCATGTCCCAGCCTAAGCATCCCTCTGCACCAGCCTGAGCATCCCTCTGCAGCAGCGACTGGGTCAAGTCTGATGCACTGGGCACACAAAGGCaacgtaaaaaaaaaagcttttcctggcCTAGCAGGAAAACTGATGTAGTATTCCCTAAATTTCcccaaactgcatttttcactCTTGAAAAAGGGGTAGAAATACAACATGATTACACAGGCTTTTTCCCCCGCTCCCTCTCCCCCGGCTCTCACCCACACTACACACCTCTTGCACAGACCGGGGAAAGTAATCAGCTGCAATTAGAAGAGGGGGACCCATTTGGCCATGCCGTAGGGCGAATGCTTAGGGGCATGCCTGACCATTTGCCTGACCTACCCCCTCAGCGGCTCCATGTTGCTCTGTTTTGCCAGCTGGGAAGAAAACGTCTTTGTGTACGACCTGGTGAACAGCCGCGTGCCGGGCATCCCCACCGACATCTGGACGGGGCTCAACGACCTGCGGCAGGTGAGAGCTCCCTGTCATCATGTGGGAAATGGCTTTGAAAAATTCACTTCCCTGCATTTTCCCCCTGGAAAGCCACTTGGTTTTCTCCTTCACTCCTTATAGCCCCATTAATCGGGTGGTGGCGTAGGGTCTGTTGTGCAGCGTGCGAGGGAAAGTTGTCATTTCATCCCCTCCAGtctgctttcaaaagaaaagtgttaCTAGAATTGATAGATTAATAATTACTAATTATTCACATCATATTTTATTAATGGATTAATAGAAAGAATATTGTACTGCTGGCCCAAGAAGagcaaataaactgaaaatgtctCCGATGTCAAAAATCACCAAgtttcattgctttcttttgatACTCTGCAACTTTTCAAAGCTGACATGTTGGAAATATATAGTCTAATatgtaacaaagaaaaattgagaCCGTCAGGAGAACAGTCCCATGACAGCAAATTTTTTGTAGATATTaggaaaggaatggaaaagaaaaaggaaaaggaacacaGAACTGGGTGGGtgtgttaaaaaatatatgggTCTAATTTCTGGGCGTCCCCTGGTGAGAACACTGCGAATGCTGGGGCTTTCCAGGGTAAGCTTTCAGCTGTAAAACCCAAACGAGCTGTTTGGCCGTTGCCAAGTGGTGACAGTctctccccgtgtccccgggCTGTGTGgcactggggatggggacggggtcTGCACGGGAGCGGGATCCCCCCCCGCAAACGTGGCTCTGCGATCGCGGCCTTTCTCCGCTCGCCCCGCGCCAGGAGGGTCACTTCGAGTGGACAGACGGCTCCTCCTACGACTACCACTACTGGGACGGCAGTCAGCCCGACGACGGGATCCACTCCATcccggaggaggaggactgCGTGCAGATCTGGTACAGGCACGGCAGCGGTGAGTGCCGCGCCGGGCATCGAGGGCACCTTAAGTCTTATTTGCCTGTCAGTAAATTCAATCCACTGCGGCTTGTGCTTTTCCAAAGAGGTTGCTGGCAGGCTGaggatttgcattttaattttttattattattttcttttttctttgcagagaagggatgtgttttctcttttactgcgtacatacatacacatactcGCTTCCCCTCTGCTCACAGCCCATCTCCTTCTCCcgtagcagcagcaggaggggagcacCATCCACTTTGAAGAATTACCGAATTTAGCCAAAGGTCAAATTTTCCCATTTCCCTTCCCACCCGGGAGGCCCGTGGAAACACCCGTCGGTTTGCCAGCTTTTCCCTCCCTCACACAGGCCAGGGGCGTCTCGCTGAAGCGGGGCAAGACCCTGTTTGTGCAAAAATCCCACTTCACACCCTCGTTGCCAGTGAGACCGGTCAGGTGTATCCAGACCCCCTGGACATACCTAAACGCCCCGTCCATGCGCAGCCTGTTGATATTTTGTGGGGTATGGGGCTGTGactgcagctccctccctgctaCCGTGTTTGAGCCGGGGCCAGGCATCCCCGCCAGCATCCCCAggacggggctggggctgctgggagggggcacggctggGAGCAGCGCAAATGGAAGCACAGCCAGGGAAAGCCTCCCGCAACGGCTGGAGGTCCCGGTCCCGAGGGTGGTGCCTGATTACTTCCTTGCGCCTTTTTTTGGCTAACACGTTGTTTTTTCGGGGGGTAGCGCTGCGCTCCTGGAATGACAACGCCTGCGGCAGAGCCTTCCCCTTCGTCTGCAAGATCCCCTCGCTGGCCCTGGACTGAggctgccggcgctgcccgcgccccccccATTTTGGGTCACCTCTCCAGCCGCGCTGGGGAAGAGCAGCCGGGACGTGGCACGGGCAGCGAGAGCCGCGGAGCTGCTTGGCATCCCCAGCCAGACCCCAGCTGCGAAAATCCCTTCCAGGAACACTGCAAGGACAAACCCGGcgctcaccctccccacagGCAAATAGCGATGGGAGCTGTGTTAAACAGCAGAGGAGCCCGCCAAGCCGGAGCTTTGGGTTTCAGACCAACTATTGCAGCATATTAGGGGAAACCCATGATTTTATCAATACACcattagaacaaaaaaatagcTGTGtgtaggaaattattttgcccGTTGATCTGTGAAGAGTGGAggaaaagtgttattttctgttaagtTATGCAGAATGCCTCTTGCGCGCGTTCTTTTTCTCTCCGCTACAATAAACAGCGAACAGCAGGTGGAGGCTCCTGCGTCTTTCTAGCGCTCGAGTAGCAGCTACTCCCTGGGGACGTGGGGTCTCGCGTGAAGGGAGCTGGGTTTACCCCAATCTGCTCTGTATTAAAAAGGTGCGTTGGGGGGAAGCGGGTGCCTGGGAAAGTTTACTTTATTGACCCCGACTGCtttttggggtccccggggcagGCCGTGCGCGCACCCTGCCCTTCGCCTGGCCCCCATCAGCCGCACGGCGTCACCGCGTGGGGTGCGTGGGGCCGCTCGGTGCCCCGTGCGGGTGAGCAGCGTTTGGCCCTGGCTGCTTCAGGCTGACCGAGTTACCGGGCAGGCGGGCGACGGGCCGCTGCGCACCCGCTGAGGGTCGGCCCCCTCGCAGAGCTTTCCTGGGCGGGGAGAGCTCACAGCTCCTGGTGCAGCCCTGTTTGCTAGTGGGACCATGCTCTTTCCTGCAGCCGCTGCTAACGTCCTCCTGTTCTGCGCCGGCACCACGGAGGTACTTTTATCTACCAGGCAGATAATTTTTGGGGAGGCGTGTGTTGTCGCGGCAGCCCCGGTGCGCCTCGTTGGGGATGCTCAGCGGGAGAGGGGACCCTCCTCCTTGCACGTGGCTGAATTTGCGGGGCCTGGGTGCAAGCGGGGCTGTGGGGATGCCGGGGCCCAAGGGACGGGCAGTGCTATCGAGGCAAAAACGTGCTTCTCCTTCAGGGGATGCGGCTGCGAGGGCACTACCGGACCCAGTCAAACGCAACAAATCCAGtgcttcctgcagggtggccccccagccccttgccCTGGTCCTACACAGCCCGGTGGCATCCAGGCGGCTTCCCTCGGCCACTGCCTGCAAAGATGAGTAAAAGCATCCTCATAAAATTGTCTGGTCTCCCTTGGTGTCACCATCTTGGAGacataaaatttcaaaacagacttTCCAGAGCGATTACACTGGATGCAAGGAGGTAAATAACTGATACAAGGAGGTAAATAACTGATGCTCCGCTGGGAGCTTCTAACTGCTTCCTCAGGTGTCGGTGCAGCTTTCAGCTAAAATACATTTCCACTtggaaagaaactgcaaaatttgGTGGGGGTAGCGGTGGTGGTGTACGTGGAACACGTGTGCATTGGAGCAGGTTTCTAAAATAAGGAAATACTGTCATCCctgattatgtatttttatattttatattaaaaatatttttgatagaaatttttctattaaatagaaaaatagaatagaaatctatttttaatagaaaaatattatttttaatgggtttatatatatatatatatatatatatatatatatatatatactatcCATATATTTATATGGAAAGTAAGCAAGTTGCATAATTTTCAGTCCTGGGCAAGAGACGGtgttaaatgtgttttctcGAGGCTTTTGCTTCAtctgaaaacaataaattacATATAGATGATAACAGTATGCAAAGAAaccagctgtaaaaaaaaaagtgttcttggATCCAACAAGTTAACAAAATATCGATGCGTGGGATGTGATCTGGGGCACGAAAAGGGCTCGAGGAACCATTTCTATCGCTGCCCTCGAGGTCACCTGTGGACGGGTCCTGTGCCCGCTGCCGGCACGAGGACGGCAGGGTCGGGCATCCGCGTGGCACGGGACGTGTGTCCGATCGACTCCTGGCTCCGAGCGCTGGTCCCGTCACCGTGGTCCCGTCACTGTGGTCCCGTCACTGCAGTCCTGTCACTGCGGTGGAGACCAGCCGCACTGCAGGGCACCGGAGCCAGCACACCCCAGAGAGGGCCCCTCGGGCTCAGCTGTGCCCGGAGCCCATCGCCCATCGCCCATCGCCCATCGCCCATCGCCCGGGCGGTGATGCTGTGGTCACCCCGGGTGATGCTGCCGCACggtgctgagctctgctccGGGCCCCAGGCTGCCTCTCCCcagtttcttttccctgttcctCCCGTGTGCCCTGTTCGGAGGAGCCGGGAGTTTGTCACAGACAGGGCTTGGCACGCCTCAAGCCaaaaacctctctttttttccctgcaagtGGCACGAGATGTTTCAAAAGAAAGGTTAAAACCTTCCCTTGGGAAAGCATTTGAAGACTTGGGCCCTACAGTGGCTAAAAATATTGCTAATGGGGAAACCTGTGAAAGCTGTCAGCTCCAATTAACATCTTCATTTCCAGGTAAAAAGAACTGAACATGCGTGACCTGAAAGTCAGGACCAAAGTTAATAGGGGCTTTGATTTGCAACCCCCCCAGCTCTCTGCCTAGACTCCACGATCCTTACTTAAAAAACAACCCTCTCTCCTCGCTAGTGTCTTTTGTTTCACAGTAatcaaataaaattcagaaaacaacagGAGTTTTCACCTCCCTAATGAACTTTTACTGGATCTGGTGAGGTCAGTGCTCGGTGGAAGACTGGACGTGCCCTTTCCCTTGGCACGGATGGTCCTGGGCTTTGGGTGGCTGGGAGGAGCTACAGCTCTTCAGGctgaacttttttattttgtttttctgtactcCTTGTCCCATAACCCCTAACTCCCCTGTTACCTTGAATTTTTCTGTCCTGCCTTGCCATAtggtgcaggcagagggaaaCCTGGCAGCGGCAGGACTCTCCCACACCTCCCCTGCACACTGCCTGCAAGCGGCTGATGCTGGAGGGTCCTTTTATGTCTCTCAGTTTTTTAGGAGATGAACATCTATCTTTCTTTGTAACACATGAAAGTTGGGGCAAGCATGAACAGTGTGATGTAGCCTCGGAGTGAACAAAAATAGTTGTCTCTTGGTGACAAATGTCTTTACCCTCCTACACCCCATTTCATGGTCTGTAGAGACAACATTGCCCTGGGCGGAGAGATGGGCCCATCTGGACCGTTTGccttttgattcttttttttcctatttttattctttactcCCTGAAATACACTGCTGGACGTCCAGGGAAGGGAGCTGCGAAGACAAGTGCTGTGCTGTCAGCAGCTTGCCGGGCGTGCgggtgctggcagctggcagcagcctgccccGGCGCAGGCAGCCTGCTGATGCTTTTCCGCCCCGGTTCCTCATCTGGACTGCTCAGATGgccggctgggctgggctgagctttcctttcctctattaattcagtaatatttttttcccctgaaaattACTGGGAGGATAAGGCCTGCACAGCTGAATTCGTGACCtttttcttgtgcatctccttttcccctccctggtTTCCCCTGGTTTTAATTGCCTGCCTGGcggagcagctcctgccctggggcAAGGATGCTGCAGAGCGGTTCCCTTTGACAGGGAACAAAAATATCTCAGGGCCAAAAAAAAGGCTTCCAGCAGCTCAGTGAGTAAATTATAGACATTTACTGGCTGTGGCAGTGAGGtccatcaccaaaaaaaaaaaaccccaaaccacaaaaaccttATGATAAACAATGTTACCTATCTATGCGATGGCGTTAGCATTAAACCCCCAGCTTTGGTGCACCCCACATGCGTGCTGCAGGGAGAGACGGAGCAGTGGGGCACGAAGAAGGCGAGCAGGGTTTGGCCCCGTGCTATGCGGGTCACAGCGGATATTGGCTTAACCAAGGTGTTCCTCCTGTTCTGGGGGGGGGGTTTCCCATCCCACCTCgcaccagctgctccctgctgctgccagggaatGAGGGGGACGGCAGGGAGCCAGCGGGGACAAACCTGCTGGGAGGTGCATCTCCTTCTGGGCatggctgagcccagctgcccctcgggcgggcggggggctcggcTGAGACGGCCGTCAAGAGAAGGGCCAGGGACGTGATCAAAGGTGGATTTATGAACCGTGCAAGCTGCTGGCGTGTGATGGCACCTTGATTAATGGCAAAAGCTGAGTGAAGCTTCAAGCAGTGCCAGGTTTCCTCCAGGAGAGGCTCGTTGCTGCGAGGGgctcctgcagcctgggggACCCCGGGACAGGGCTGGCTCAGCACAGGGGCTGCCTCACGCCAGCACCAGGGCCTGTTTTGCTGTTGATTGCGCCTTGTCGGTACCCCAAAAGTCTCCCTGTCTTTTGTGGCCAAGGGCTTCCAGGCTTCCTGTGAAAACTGCCTTGATGGGGAGCAGTGGTCCATGGGCCGGCAGCCCTGTGCCTCTTTTGGCGCAGGGCTCTGCGGCACGGCCACCTAAAAAGGATGGTAAAGTCTTTTATTAactccttttgttttgcagggGCATGGTAACTTGGCTGGAAACTTTCATTCCTGGGTCCAAATTGTCAGAGACACTGCTGATCAGACGTGAAGCGCAGATCTAACGAGAGAGTAATTCCTGCTGTGGCTTCTGCTCCTAAAACCAGTCAGCCTCGAAGGCCATGGAGCCGACGTGCAGGTGACATGAGAGAGAATCTCTCTCTCGAATCGCAACTGGCACCGTGAATGTGAATCCCCTGGTGTCAGTCGGCGAGGGTGGAGCTTTTCTGGGCAGCTTGCCGAAAGAGCTGATAGTCCTCAGCAATACCTGATTGCTGTCCCCAAATGAGGTCCCAGGTGCCACGCTCCTGCTGCGTTGGCACAATGTAGCTGTATTTGGTAATCTGCAACAGTCTAGTCCAGCTCTGGGGGTTACCATGGCAACTAGATATTTGCTCATTTatatttcttgaaaattatGCTGGGCTGTTGATTGCATCGTTTGTGAAGCTCTTTGTCAGGGGCCCGACAGAGTTGTTTGTCAGGGCTGCATGGGAGTGACGGGCGCTGTTATTAAGCAGATTTCCGAATGGGAACTTTGCTGGAGTGTGGTTATCACTGCATCCCTCCCGCAGAAGCCCAGTACCATAACCCCTGGCCTAGGAAGTGTGTGTTTGCTCTGCCCATCCTCTCTGACATCCACTGGTACTCGTGCAGTTGCTTGAGATAACGCAAAATCCGGGTGACTCACCGTGGGAGACCTTGCtaaggaggggacaggggaaggCTTGCAGAagctttcctcttctgcctccATAGCGTGGAGGGGACTCTCATAAAATATCCTCCTTTGGCGGCGCTTGGAAATCTGCCACGGGGTAAGAAGGCCAGGGGGTTTGATTTGAAGGTCGTTTGAGGAATGGTGTGATCGGGAGAGGAGGCGAGAGCAGTGCGGCTGGGGGGGCCCAGGAGCAGCCCCCACCAGCCGTGACGGGAGGGCTGTGGTCCCGCTCCTGGGGGAATAACCACCGTCTTCCGCTTCCAGAGTGCATGGAGACTTTGAGGTTTGGGAAAATGCCAGCTTAGATTAAATCCTTGCTAATTTTTGGTATTGCAAAGCCGGCAATCGCTGCGGAGCACCGGGAAAGGgtggtgctgcagggctggcttcAATTTTCAGAAGTAGCTGTGGAAGAGGATAGGAAAGggttctttttatattttttttatactgaagacaaaattaatttgatttggATGGTGTTTAGACTGAATGGCCATGGGTTCCCGAAAGTCAATTGACCCACAGTCCAGCGGTGGTTTAAGAGCTCAGCGTTCATTGTCAAGTATTTGTTTAACGGTGAAAATCCACTTGCCACTAATTCCTCTTTTATCTTGTTGAGGTAATTAAATTAGGAGGCAGGACATTGTGGCAGGTCTGCAGATAGAAGTTGTTTTGTGCAGCTTGTCCGCATGAGGACGTAACACCTTTGTAGGCTCCCGGTCTGCTCATCGGTGCTGGTACTGGTGCCCACATGGAGCATGGGGGCTGCTGGACCTCATCTCCTCCATCATGGCCAAACTCCATCATCCTCCCACCACCGGCCAAGGGTTGCACCCAGCAGACACTGAACATGAAGGtcacaggcagagagaggggaaggaaatggCAGAAGTGAGGGTTAAAGCAATTAAATGTGGTATTTCATCCATGTGGAAGGCAAGCACGTGCCAGAAAGGGCCGTGGCCTTTATTAATCTCCAAAGCATCACATGAAGTCATGGTCCCACGTAAAAGCTGAATGCAAATGACAAACGTATTCATCTAATATGGATAATTACCCTGGATTTAGCTGGGTTGTGAAAGTGATTATAATTTGGTAATAGTAATAAGATTAACAGCTCTAATGAAATCTTAAATGCCAGCTTTGTAACCTGCCCTTTTTCTGCATTGACTCTGTCGAGCGACCTGCTGTAGCTGTCCAGGGGAGCTGTGTGTCGCTTTGCACGCGATCCCGCAGATGCCCCACGCGCACCTGGCCTGATGGGTATTTTGGCATTATTTATTACCCTGCACCCCAGAACCACACAGGTAACACGGAGTGGCTCCCGCTCTGGCAGTAACGTAGGCAGGGCACTGAAAATCCTTGCTCAGATTTGACATTTTTGGGTGTATTCTGCATCTACAGTAAATTCACTTAATCACATGTTATCCGGCCCCCTGGGTGCTCCCTGCATTCGCAGGGATGTCCCTTGCGGGGACAACTGCCAGGGCAATAGCATCCCAAAGCATCCTGGCGCTGGTGGATTTGGTCCCTTCAACCCTGGGTACCCCCAGGACG
Above is a genomic segment from Ciconia boyciana chromosome 13, ASM3463844v1, whole genome shotgun sequence containing:
- the CLEC19A gene encoding C-type lectin domain family 19 member A; the protein is MGTGWAVCALLSAALLAAQAFPQTNIKISQAMPEPVHAYSCPLFWTEYEGHCYRYFPINKTWAEADLYCAEFSIGIRSAKLASIHSWEENVFVYDLVNSRVPGIPTDIWTGLNDLRQEGHFEWTDGSSYDYHYWDGSQPDDGIHSIPEEEDCVQIWYRHGSALRSWNDNACGRAFPFVCKIPSLALD